One window of the Magnolia sinica isolate HGM2019 chromosome 19, MsV1, whole genome shotgun sequence genome contains the following:
- the LOC131234511 gene encoding multicopper oxidase LPR1-like, whose product MATLKLLFFILYLWWAIRETWANERLISPSKLEMFVDDLPDMPKIKGFTIRNGVPGSRSIKIGMFEKKWKFHRDLPPTRVFAYGTSNETATVPGPTIEALQGIETRVRWKNHLPSEHILPWDPTIPTATVTKGVPTVVHLHGGIHEPESDGNSNAWFTAGFKQTGPSWSKQTYHYHNVQQPGNLWYHDHAMGLTRVNLLSGLIGSYVIRQPAIEDPLGLPSGPEFDRHLVIFDRSFRTDGSIYMNSTGNNPSIHPQWQPEYFGDAMIVNGKAWPRMKVGRRKYRFRILNASNARFFRFFFSNGMTFIHVASDSAYLARPVTVRKLLVAPSEIADVIVDFATSTSDAVILANDAPYPFPSGDLADEINGKVMKFIIDQNRTVDTSRVPPKLIEYPAPTEHDAVETRYIAMYEYTSATDEPTHLYLNGKAYEEPATETPKVGSTEVWYVINLTEDNHPLHIHLGLFVTLEQTELVGIEELKDCMMKINDPIKCNVSNHSRGKRIPVPAHERGWKNVYKMSPGAITKILIRFSLLQPNTPYPFNASAEPGYVYHCHILDHEDNVMMRPLKITS is encoded by the exons ATGGCTACTCTGAAGCTTCTCTTCTTCATACTCTACCTCTGGTGGGCCATCAGAGAAACATGGGCTAACGAACGCCTCATCAGTCCATCAAAGCTGGAGATGTTCGTGGATGACCTTCCAGACATGCCCAAGATCAAGGGTTTCACTATTAGAAATGGCGTCCCAGGGTCGAGATCAATCAAGATAGGAATGTTCGAGAAGAAATGG AAATTCCACAGGGACCTTCCACCTACACGTGTCTTCGCGTACGGCACTTCCAACGAGACGGCAACTGTACCGGGCCCCACAATCGAAGCTCTCCAGGGAATCGAGACACGTGTCAGATGGAAGAACCACCTCCCCTCCGAGCACATCCTCCCGTGGGACCCAACCATCCCAACTGCCACCGTTACTAAAGGAGTTCCAACGGTCGTCCATCTACACGGCGGCATACACGAGCCGGAGAGTGACGGAAACTCTAACGCCTGGTTCACGGCCGGCTTCAAACAGACGGGCCCATCATGGTCCAAGCAAACGTACCACTATCACAACGTCCAGCAGCCTGGAAATCTCTGGTACCATGATCatgcaatgggcctcacacgtGTCAACCTCctatcgggtctgatcgggtcctACGTCATCCGCCAACCTGCCATCGAGGACCCACTTGGGCTCCCATCGGGACCCGAATTCGATCGCCACCTCGTGATATTCGATCGCAGCTTCCGAACCGATGGATCGATCTACATGAACTCCACCGGCAATAACCCGTCGATCCACCCCCAGTGGCAGCCGGAGTACTTCGGCGATGCTATGATCGTTAATGGAAAGGCATGGCCACGGATGAAAGTGGGCCGCAGGAAATACCGGTTTCGGATCCTCAATGCCAGCAATGCGAGGTTCTTCCGGTTCTTCTTTAGTAATGGTATGACATTCATCCACGTGGCATCGGACTCGGCCTACCTGGCAAGGCCTGTCACCGTCCGTAAGCTCCTCGTGGCCCCATCCGAGATCGCAGATGTAATTGTCGATTTCGCCACGTCCACATCCGATGCGGTGATCCTGGCCAATGACGCGCCATATCCATTCCCATCCGGTGATCTGGCTGATGAAATCAACGGGAAGGTTATGAAATTCATCATCGATCAGAATCGGACGGTTGACACATCACGTGTCCCACCTAAATTGATAGAATATCCCGCACCGACAGAACATGATGCCGTTGAAACTCGATACATCGCAATGTATGAATATACAAGTGCCACGGATGAGCCAACGCATCTCTACTTAAATGGGAAGGCGTACGAGGAGCCGGCCACGGAGACccctaaagtggggtccaccgaggTGTGGTATGTGATTAATCTGACGGAGGATAACCATCCATTGCACATCCATCTGGGATTGTTTGTCACGTTGGAGCAAACGGAGCTGGTGGGGATTGAAGAGCTGAAGGACTGCATGATGAAGATAAACGATCCGATCAAGTGCAACGTCAGCAATCACTCACGTGGCAAGCGGATCCCAGTGCCTGCTCACGAGAGAGGGTGGAAGAACGTGTACAAGATGAGCCCAGGGGCAATCACTAAAATCCTAATCAGATTCTCGCTCCTCCAGCCAAACACTCCTTACCCTTTCAATGCGTCCGCGGAGCCCGGCTACGTGTACCATTGCCAC ATTTTGGATCATGAAGACAATGTCATGATGAGGCCCTTGAAGATCACTTCCTAA